In Notamacropus eugenii isolate mMacEug1 chromosome 1, mMacEug1.pri_v2, whole genome shotgun sequence, one genomic interval encodes:
- the LOC140517147 gene encoding dual specificity protein phosphatase 13B-like yields MFHKVRDKTPELDDLQRLLWTQRGPGNHMDEVWPNIYIGDLWAARNLTMLQNQGITHILNAAHGGLGVSTGSSYYCHLPVTYHGIQAFDDPAFDLSVFFHEAANFIQGALETSEGKVLVHCAMGLSRSATLVLAFLMLRKQLTLVEALRTVSVHRNICPNRGFLSQLRDLDLQLSQEQQKGSREKLMPPTPLP; encoded by the exons ATGTTTCACAAGGTCAGAGATAAGACACCAGAGCTAGATGACCTGCAGCGACTCCTCTGGACTCAAAGGGGGCCTGGGAACCACATGGATGAAGTCTGGCCTAACATCTACATAGGAGATTT ATGGGCTGCCAGGAATCTCACAATGTTGCAGAACCAAGGAATCACTCATATCCTCAATGCTGCCCATGGGGGGTTGGGTGTATCTACAGGATCCAGTTATTATTGCCACTTACCTGTGACCTACCATGGGATACAGGCTTTTGATGACCCTGCCTTTGACCTCAGTGTCTTCTTCCATGAGGCAGCAAACTTCATCCAGGGAGCACTGGAGACCTCAGAAG GGAAGGTGCTTGTTCACTGTGCCATGGGGCTCAGCCGCTCTGCTACTCTGGTCCTTGCCTTCCTGATGCTCAGGAAACAGCTGACCCTGGTAGAAGCCCTGAGGACAGTAAGTGTCCATCGAAACATCTGCCCCAATCGGGGGTTTCTTTCCCAGCTGCGTGACCTGGACCTCCAACTTAGCCAGGAACAGCAAAAAGGGAGCAGAGAGAAACTGATGCCACCCACCCCTCTGCcctga